A single window of Nitrospirae bacterium YQR-1 DNA harbors:
- a CDS encoding DUF350 domain-containing protein, which yields MVIPGLMAFISYFASSIVFLVLFCVIYMRITPYNEFKLINEGNTAAAWSFSGALTGFVLPLASAIKHSVSLVDMCVWAAVALIVQIISFIAVRLIFPSIVKDISSNQLSKGIFLGVISVATGVLNAACLTY from the coding sequence ATGGTTATTCCGGGACTTATGGCATTTATAAGTTATTTTGCATCTTCAATTGTTTTTTTGGTTTTATTCTGTGTAATTTATATGCGCATAACACCGTACAACGAGTTTAAACTAATAAATGAGGGTAACACAGCAGCAGCGTGGAGCTTTAGCGGGGCACTTACAGGTTTTGTTTTACCCCTGGCAAGTGCTATAAAGCACAGTGTAAGTCTGGTTGATATGTGTGTGTGGGCGGCTGTGGCTCTCATCGTCCAGATAATTTCTTTTATAGCTGTAAGGTTGATATTTCCTTCAATTGTCAAGGATATATCATCTAACCAGCTTTCAAAGGGGATATTTCTTGGTGTGATTTCTGTTGCAACCGGAGTGTTAAACGCAGCCTGTTTAACTTATTAG
- the mutS gene encoding DNA mismatch repair protein MutS → MKQYFELKKTYEDAILFFRFGDFYEMFGEDAIVASKVLQIALTARNKGKKDSLPMCGIPYFAADAYLKKLIEAGHKVAVCEQVEDSGQTKGIFKREIVRLVTPGTYEPENPGENTYICSFYPLDDRHGIAVSDISTGEFFVYETKEQLVDEILRFGAKEIICPESLRDDIHYSSILKDFFVSYYSDLPFDYMEAYKLLLEHFKVSTLEGYGCEGIISAISAAGGLISYLLDTQKTNVHFTKIKTLNTSSFMFIDAVTIRNLELTNNLKDSTQKDTLLSILDSTLTPMGTRFLRDALLRPLINTPEINRRLDAVSTLVTDFTLRESLRAKLKSVQDIERITIKLIKGSANARDMLAVKSSVEVMPEIKELLSKQGCGYFQQLVDDIADFSSLIEVIENSITDSPPGTIREGWIIKDGCSGEIDELREIATKGKTFLTELEAKERAASGINNLKISYNKIFGYYIEVTKSQLHLVPAHFIRKQTLVNAERYITTDLKSYENKITGAEEKLKALEYNYFKAVLEKVELYAGALRSAANAIAVIDYLQSLAEVARVRKYVKPEVHSGGDINIKDGRHPVVEKTATVDKFIPNDCVLDTEDNRMLIITGPNMAGKSTYMRQIALIMLMAQMGSYVPASLAKIGVADRVFTRIGASDFLARGQSTFMVEMIETANIVNNATQKSLILLDEVGRGTSTFDGISIAWAVAEHIISSIGARTLFATHYNELTDMAVTSQGVRNYNVSVKEWGDEIIFLRKIVKGAADKSYGIQVARLAGLPNEIISRAKDILAELEKKEVEEVEAQVYLIKKKKKTAVQLDLFSCQIHPAVLSLLNLDIKKLTPESALSVIAELKKLAEK, encoded by the coding sequence ATGAAACAGTATTTCGAGTTAAAAAAGACCTATGAAGATGCAATACTGTTTTTTCGTTTTGGGGACTTCTACGAAATGTTCGGGGAAGACGCCATTGTAGCGTCTAAGGTTCTCCAAATAGCCCTGACGGCCAGAAACAAGGGCAAAAAGGATTCCCTGCCGATGTGTGGAATCCCCTATTTTGCTGCAGATGCGTATCTTAAAAAACTAATCGAGGCAGGCCATAAGGTGGCTGTGTGTGAACAGGTGGAGGATTCAGGGCAGACAAAGGGGATATTTAAACGTGAGATAGTACGCCTTGTTACCCCAGGAACTTATGAGCCTGAAAATCCGGGAGAGAATACCTATATTTGCTCTTTTTATCCGTTGGATGACCGCCACGGCATAGCCGTATCGGATATCTCCACAGGAGAGTTCTTTGTTTATGAGACAAAAGAACAACTTGTTGATGAAATTCTCCGTTTCGGAGCAAAGGAAATCATCTGTCCTGAGTCTCTCAGGGATGATATCCACTACAGCAGCATTTTAAAAGATTTCTTCGTCTCATACTACAGTGATTTGCCCTTTGACTATATGGAAGCGTACAAGCTGCTTCTTGAGCACTTTAAGGTCTCAACCCTTGAGGGATATGGTTGTGAGGGGATAATTTCGGCTATTTCGGCAGCCGGCGGCCTTATTTCATATCTTCTGGATACCCAGAAGACAAATGTCCACTTCACTAAAATAAAAACCCTCAATACATCATCCTTTATGTTTATAGATGCCGTGACAATAAGAAATCTCGAACTTACCAATAATCTTAAAGACTCCACGCAAAAGGACACGCTTCTGTCCATTCTTGACAGCACCCTTACCCCGATGGGTACAAGATTTCTCAGAGACGCCTTACTGAGGCCCCTTATTAATACCCCTGAAATAAACAGAAGGCTCGATGCTGTCAGCACACTGGTAACGGATTTTACTCTCAGAGAAAGTCTGAGAGCCAAACTTAAATCTGTTCAGGATATTGAACGAATCACAATTAAGCTGATAAAAGGCAGCGCCAATGCCCGCGATATGCTTGCCGTCAAAAGCTCAGTTGAGGTTATGCCGGAGATAAAAGAATTACTGAGCAAACAAGGCTGCGGTTATTTTCAGCAGCTTGTCGATGATATTGCAGATTTTTCATCATTAATTGAGGTTATTGAAAACTCAATAACAGACTCACCTCCAGGGACGATAAGAGAAGGCTGGATAATCAAAGACGGCTGCTCCGGGGAGATAGATGAATTAAGGGAAATTGCTACAAAAGGTAAGACTTTTCTTACTGAACTTGAGGCTAAAGAACGAGCGGCATCAGGAATTAATAATTTAAAAATCAGCTATAATAAAATCTTTGGCTACTACATAGAGGTGACTAAAAGTCAGCTTCATCTCGTGCCGGCTCACTTCATTCGTAAGCAGACCCTTGTAAATGCCGAGAGATATATTACAACAGATCTTAAAAGTTATGAAAATAAGATAACCGGCGCAGAGGAGAAGTTAAAAGCCCTCGAGTATAATTATTTTAAGGCGGTCTTAGAGAAGGTGGAACTCTATGCGGGAGCTCTCAGAAGTGCTGCAAATGCTATAGCCGTAATAGATTATCTGCAATCACTTGCCGAGGTGGCAAGGGTCAGAAAGTATGTAAAACCGGAGGTACATAGCGGTGGCGATATAAACATAAAAGATGGCCGTCATCCGGTAGTTGAAAAAACCGCTACAGTTGACAAGTTTATACCTAATGACTGTGTTTTGGACACTGAGGATAACCGGATGCTTATAATCACCGGGCCCAACATGGCCGGGAAATCAACCTATATGAGGCAAATCGCACTTATAATGTTGATGGCTCAGATGGGCTCTTATGTGCCGGCAAGTTTAGCAAAGATAGGGGTGGCGGACAGGGTTTTTACAAGAATCGGCGCATCAGATTTTCTTGCCAGAGGACAGAGTACATTTATGGTGGAGATGATAGAGACCGCCAACATAGTAAACAACGCAACACAAAAGAGTTTAATACTTCTTGATGAGGTAGGCCGGGGAACCAGCACCTTTGACGGCATAAGCATAGCCTGGGCTGTAGCCGAACACATAATAAGCTCAATAGGAGCGCGTACTCTCTTTGCCACGCATTACAACGAGCTGACTGACATGGCAGTTACCTCACAGGGGGTGAGAAACTACAACGTGTCGGTAAAGGAGTGGGGAGACGAGATAATTTTTCTCAGAAAAATCGTTAAGGGCGCCGCAGATAAAAGCTATGGCATACAGGTGGCCCGGCTTGCCGGTTTGCCTAATGAGATTATATCCCGAGCTAAGGACATTCTGGCAGAGCTTGAAAAAAAGGAAGTGGAGGAGGTGGAAGCTCAGGTTTACTTAATTAAGAAAAAGAAAAAAACGGCGGTTCAACTGGACCTCTTCTCTTGTCAAATCCACCCTGCTGTACTATCCCTCCTTAATCTTGATATAAAGAAACTAACCCCCGAATCCGCTCTGAGTGTAATTGCCGAGCTTAAAAAACTTGCTGAAAAGTAA
- a CDS encoding PBP1A family penicillin-binding protein, whose translation MAVAVVVFSIDKTRGNLLLKILQSGALKAQHIKTVFDLERAVSKHAPSIIIFDSKYHFSKNYTIVGTLRSKLPKATIIVLCEPYTEHIFTEMGIRPDMCMTDPLDPEMILAKTKEVYFLKNKLYLKFTTFLSLLYNLFAGDTKNPYLSFVKKVLLIIALVVSLTIGGTGGFMLWSLSDLPKVALLEQYSPLESSQIFSSDGEFLAEVFIERRRFVPSYKIPEHVKKAFIAVEDVRFYKHFGVDFARVIKAFIENIKAGTIVQGGSTITQQLAKMLFLKPEKSISRKVKEVAIAFQIERRYTKDEILSLYLNQAYFGTRTYGIEAASFTYFGKKTEELTIGEAALLAAIPKAPSTYSPFRDPEKSASRRNIVIKLMYENGFISENKYKEALAEAIPKHVEKNRYKAPYFVEYVKGILEQKYGDTLYTSGLKIHTTIDMNMQKIAEKAVENAIEMFAKRDVTGVQVALLAVEIKSGEIKAMAGGTDFWETQFNRATQAMRQPGSSFKPFVYLAAFRYGYKPTDMVDDREVTYFQKRGEPWTPHNYTKKHYGTVTLKTALSRSLNVATVSLANRVGMERVVESAHLAGIKSTIHPRLPSAIGVSEVTLLDIVYAYCTFSDGSVHEPVSYKQILNRYGLAIEDVVPSSKPVLDNSTVEKMQEVLGAVVTEGTAQAAKSLNRAVYGKTGTTDDYVDAWFVGFDHKYAVGVWVGRDDHKSIGDGEAGSKAALPVWIDFMKHFE comes from the coding sequence ATGGCTGTTGCCGTTGTCGTCTTTTCCATAGATAAAACAAGGGGCAACCTTTTACTTAAAATACTTCAGAGCGGCGCTCTCAAGGCTCAACACATCAAAACCGTCTTTGACCTTGAAAGAGCTGTTTCAAAACACGCCCCCTCTATTATTATATTCGATTCAAAATACCACTTCTCTAAAAACTACACTATAGTCGGCACTCTAAGAAGTAAACTCCCAAAGGCCACAATCATAGTCCTTTGTGAGCCATATACGGAGCACATTTTTACTGAGATGGGAATTCGCCCTGATATGTGTATGACAGACCCGCTGGATCCGGAAATGATTTTAGCTAAAACAAAGGAAGTTTACTTTCTGAAAAATAAGTTGTACCTCAAGTTTACCACCTTTTTAAGCCTACTGTACAATCTGTTTGCCGGTGATACTAAAAACCCCTATCTGTCTTTTGTTAAAAAGGTTCTCTTAATTATTGCACTTGTGGTTTCCCTGACAATTGGTGGCACCGGGGGTTTCATGCTTTGGAGTCTTTCCGATTTGCCTAAGGTTGCACTTCTTGAGCAGTACTCCCCGCTTGAGTCCTCTCAGATATTTTCCTCAGACGGTGAGTTCCTGGCCGAGGTCTTTATTGAAAGAAGGCGCTTTGTGCCCTCTTATAAGATTCCCGAGCACGTTAAAAAGGCTTTTATCGCTGTTGAGGACGTTCGTTTCTATAAACACTTCGGTGTGGATTTTGCACGTGTTATAAAGGCATTTATAGAGAATATAAAAGCCGGCACCATTGTTCAGGGTGGAAGCACTATAACACAGCAGCTTGCCAAGATGCTCTTTCTGAAGCCCGAAAAAAGCATTTCGAGAAAAGTTAAAGAGGTCGCTATAGCGTTTCAAATTGAACGGCGTTACACAAAAGATGAAATCCTGTCATTGTATCTGAATCAGGCATATTTTGGTACCAGAACGTATGGTATAGAGGCGGCGTCTTTTACCTATTTCGGTAAAAAAACGGAAGAATTGACAATTGGCGAGGCGGCTCTCCTTGCCGCTATTCCTAAAGCCCCCTCCACGTACTCTCCTTTCAGAGATCCTGAAAAGTCCGCATCAAGACGAAACATTGTTATTAAGTTAATGTACGAAAACGGTTTCATCTCTGAAAACAAATATAAAGAGGCTTTAGCTGAAGCGATACCCAAACATGTTGAAAAGAATCGCTATAAGGCCCCTTATTTTGTGGAATATGTAAAGGGAATTCTTGAGCAAAAATACGGTGACACCCTCTATACCTCAGGGCTTAAAATCCATACGACAATTGATATGAATATGCAAAAGATTGCTGAAAAGGCAGTTGAAAATGCAATAGAGATGTTTGCAAAACGTGACGTTACAGGAGTACAGGTAGCCCTGTTGGCGGTAGAGATAAAAAGCGGTGAAATAAAAGCTATGGCGGGAGGTACGGACTTTTGGGAAACCCAGTTTAACCGTGCTACTCAGGCAATGAGACAGCCTGGATCATCATTTAAACCATTTGTTTACCTTGCCGCTTTCAGATATGGTTATAAACCCACGGATATGGTTGATGACAGAGAGGTAACGTATTTTCAAAAACGAGGTGAGCCGTGGACACCGCATAATTACACAAAAAAGCACTACGGCACCGTGACTTTAAAAACCGCCCTTTCACGCTCACTAAATGTTGCCACGGTTTCACTGGCAAACAGGGTGGGCATGGAACGGGTGGTGGAATCGGCTCATCTTGCAGGCATAAAAAGCACAATCCATCCGCGTCTTCCCTCGGCAATCGGGGTCTCTGAGGTCACTCTGCTGGATATTGTTTATGCCTACTGTACCTTTTCCGATGGTAGTGTACATGAGCCGGTATCGTACAAGCAGATATTAAACCGCTACGGCCTGGCAATTGAGGATGTAGTACCTTCCTCAAAACCTGTATTGGATAACTCTACGGTAGAGAAGATGCAGGAAGTGTTGGGGGCTGTTGTTACAGAGGGTACAGCCCAAGCGGCTAAGTCACTTAACAGGGCTGTCTATGGTAAGACCGGCACTACGGATGATTATGTGGATGCGTGGTTTGTCGGTTTTGACCATAAATATGCAGTAGGGGTCTGGGTAGGCAGGGATGACCACAAGAGCATCGGTGATGGAGAGGCCGGAAGCAAGGCCGCCCTGCCTGTATGGATTGATTTTATGAAACATTTTGAGTAA
- a CDS encoding TonB-dependent receptor, with product MRRVISFILIMLFFIFPGYGNTTDNTTRLEEIVVSATREAELLKDVPQTINVVKEGEIKNVKPSHPQEIMNRVPGVWVDVTAGEGHITSIRQPLTTNPVYLYLEDGIPIRPTGFFNHNALYETNIPQAERIEVIKGPASALYGSDAIGGSVNVITKKPSLTPEVELNPEAGSFGWVRFLGSVSNTFGTNGLRLDLNLTHKDGFRERTEYDRESASIRFDKTIGADVSLKTVVSYHNIDQKTGGSNGLTKADYENRPYYNYQTFDFRKVKAFRYSTELEKELNKDAVLSFIHFVRYNRMDLLPGWGIFKAGTKYYGYNSTTEFFSLGLMSKYREDFPVIKTRLIAGVDLDYSPGSYYERRIEAFKTGDKYTSYKYVTDTNNNYDFDTIFKGISPYVQTETTPVDKLKITAGARYDILSYSYTTNLKANSNRPDDTDRSFSHLSPKIGLTYDLLEGLSTFISYNHTFRAPSATDLFKGSSGTATTAVNLKPIKADSFEAGLRGHAGDIFTYNTSLYYMEKRDDIVNYSTTTNLTERRNAGKTSHKGVEIGFGVKPLRELELNTSFSYAEHMYVDYVVSKSVDYSGKEMSLAPRTIVNTRVSYSPCVLNGGAFEFEWVKLGDYWMDDANTEKYSGHDLFNLRASYKINKDWTLYARVLNIFDKLYSERATKSGSDEPYYAPGEPRTFFGGLTYSFGRGK from the coding sequence ATGAGAAGAGTCATTTCATTTATTCTTATTATGTTATTTTTTATTTTCCCGGGTTACGGTAATACCACAGACAACACAACCAGGCTTGAGGAGATAGTCGTATCGGCAACACGTGAGGCGGAGTTGCTTAAAGATGTTCCTCAAACCATAAATGTAGTCAAAGAAGGAGAAATAAAAAATGTTAAACCGTCTCATCCGCAGGAAATAATGAACAGAGTTCCAGGCGTATGGGTTGACGTTACGGCAGGTGAGGGACATATTACATCCATCAGGCAACCACTTACCACTAATCCGGTTTATCTGTACTTAGAGGATGGAATACCAATAAGGCCGACAGGTTTTTTTAACCATAATGCTCTATATGAAACCAACATCCCGCAGGCGGAGCGTATTGAGGTCATAAAGGGGCCGGCTTCAGCCCTCTACGGCAGTGATGCCATTGGAGGCAGTGTCAACGTTATAACCAAAAAGCCGTCCCTTACTCCGGAGGTTGAACTAAACCCTGAGGCAGGCAGTTTCGGCTGGGTCCGGTTTCTGGGCAGCGTTTCAAACACCTTTGGCACAAACGGCCTGAGACTTGATTTGAATCTAACCCATAAGGACGGTTTCAGGGAAAGGACGGAGTACGACCGTGAAAGCGCCTCCATCAGGTTTGATAAAACCATAGGGGCCGATGTATCGTTAAAAACAGTTGTCTCGTATCACAATATAGATCAGAAGACCGGCGGCTCAAACGGCCTAACGAAAGCTGACTACGAAAACAGACCCTACTATAATTACCAGACATTTGACTTCAGAAAAGTAAAGGCTTTCAGATACTCTACTGAGCTTGAGAAGGAATTAAACAAAGACGCAGTGCTGAGTTTTATCCATTTTGTCAGATATAACAGAATGGACTTGCTGCCCGGCTGGGGTATTTTTAAAGCCGGCACAAAGTACTACGGCTATAACTCAACTACCGAGTTTTTCTCACTGGGGCTTATGTCAAAGTACAGAGAGGATTTCCCAGTTATTAAAACCAGATTAATTGCAGGGGTTGATTTGGACTACAGCCCTGGGTCGTATTACGAAAGACGAATTGAGGCATTTAAAACAGGAGATAAATACACTTCATACAAATATGTTACCGATACAAATAACAATTACGATTTTGATACCATATTTAAAGGAATATCCCCGTATGTTCAAACTGAAACCACACCGGTTGACAAACTTAAAATCACTGCCGGAGCACGCTATGACATTCTGTCATACAGCTACACCACCAATCTTAAGGCTAACTCTAACCGCCCTGATGACACAGACAGAAGTTTTTCACATCTAAGCCCTAAAATAGGTCTGACGTATGATTTGCTTGAGGGTTTAAGCACATTTATTTCTTATAACCACACCTTCCGCGCACCATCCGCCACCGATTTATTCAAGGGCTCATCAGGAACCGCCACTACAGCCGTTAATCTTAAACCAATAAAAGCGGATAGTTTTGAAGCCGGTTTAAGGGGACACGCAGGAGATATATTTACATACAACACAAGTCTTTACTACATGGAAAAGCGGGATGATATTGTTAACTATTCAACTACTACCAACTTAACCGAAAGGCGTAATGCCGGTAAGACCTCTCATAAGGGTGTGGAGATTGGATTTGGTGTAAAACCACTTAGAGAGCTTGAACTTAATACATCGTTTTCTTACGCCGAGCATATGTATGTTGACTATGTTGTGTCGAAATCTGTAGATTATTCCGGAAAGGAAATGTCTCTTGCACCAAGGACGATAGTAAACACGAGGGTGTCGTACAGTCCATGTGTTTTAAATGGCGGAGCGTTTGAATTTGAATGGGTAAAGCTTGGCGATTACTGGATGGATGATGCCAACACTGAAAAGTACTCCGGGCATGATCTCTTCAACCTTAGGGCAAGCTATAAAATCAATAAAGACTGGACACTGTATGCAAGGGTTTTAAACATTTTCGATAAACTCTACAGCGAACGGGCAACTAAGAGCGGAAGTGATGAGCCCTACTATGCTCCGGGTGAGCCGAGGACATTCTTTGGCGGTTTGACTTACAGCTTTGGGAGAGGGAAATGA
- a CDS encoding 4Fe-4S binding protein yields MKSTNISCLTVNRRYFIIIISALLFLPPIGIIPQMAMEPNMCGAVCPKLFMIMPKDGNILVKIWENVKAMWFGASLVATIIVVTFLFGRMWCGHICPVGGLTEFVGRFIPGKLKINFSWMNAPAFRYGYFAIFVFASTFGIGSIACKLCNFRVIPFLTGAVFEGAYVAYLSSSIGIAGILTVLITGVFAKGGRAYCNLLCPVGALDGIFNFLGSRLGFTKKIITDTALCNGCGNCVNVCIVWARKINEQGKSETDRLSCLTCMKCAYVCAEGAIRYGKSN; encoded by the coding sequence ATGAAAAGCACAAACATTAGTTGCTTAACTGTAAACCGGAGGTACTTCATAATCATCATAAGTGCTTTGCTGTTTTTACCACCCATAGGCATTATCCCTCAGATGGCAATGGAGCCCAACATGTGCGGAGCAGTGTGTCCAAAGCTTTTTATGATAATGCCGAAAGATGGGAATATTTTAGTAAAAATATGGGAAAACGTCAAGGCAATGTGGTTTGGAGCCTCGCTTGTGGCAACGATTATAGTAGTAACGTTTTTATTCGGCCGGATGTGGTGCGGGCACATTTGCCCTGTTGGAGGGCTTACAGAGTTTGTAGGAAGATTTATACCGGGAAAGTTAAAAATCAACTTTTCATGGATGAATGCACCGGCCTTCAGATATGGTTATTTTGCGATATTTGTATTTGCCTCTACTTTTGGTATCGGCTCTATCGCTTGTAAGCTATGTAATTTCAGGGTAATACCGTTTTTAACCGGGGCGGTGTTTGAGGGAGCCTATGTTGCGTACCTGAGCAGTTCTATAGGAATTGCAGGGATTTTAACCGTGTTGATTACAGGAGTTTTTGCAAAGGGCGGTAGGGCTTATTGCAATTTACTGTGTCCGGTTGGGGCGCTGGACGGTATCTTTAATTTTCTTGGCTCAAGGCTCGGATTTACAAAGAAAATTATAACAGATACGGCTCTTTGTAATGGTTGCGGCAACTGTGTAAACGTCTGCATAGTGTGGGCAAGAAAAATTAATGAACAGGGGAAATCTGAAACCGACAGGTTGTCTTGTTTAACCTGTATGAAGTGTGCATATGTATGTGCGGAGGGAGCAATCAGGTATGGAAAAAGTAATTAG
- a CDS encoding energy transducer TonB: MKYLRIGITASLFIHFAVFLIFAKVATSNLKNNTKLVVNFSVISKPVIEKSKESIQPEVQKAAPPVPKTEKKIVPPKEITKKVPVEQKISPLDVTSHKDIQNMAEPVSDNHRAVTAGDTVSAATDAQPKGGKVSHEEAKQKYVKENFIYIRDMVMKQVSYPHSAKKMGICGKVTISFVVTESGVVDELKVEESSGHGLLDDSAINAVKQAAPFPKPVVSAKIVLPITYKLDKG; this comes from the coding sequence ATGAAATACCTTAGGATAGGCATAACTGCCTCCCTGTTTATTCATTTTGCAGTATTTTTAATTTTTGCAAAAGTTGCAACATCTAATTTGAAAAATAACACTAAACTTGTCGTTAACTTTAGTGTTATTTCTAAACCGGTTATTGAAAAATCTAAAGAAAGTATTCAGCCGGAAGTACAAAAGGCGGCTCCGCCTGTTCCTAAAACTGAAAAGAAAATTGTCCCGCCAAAAGAGATAACAAAGAAAGTGCCTGTTGAACAGAAAATCTCTCCGTTAGATGTGACATCACATAAAGATATACAGAACATGGCTGAGCCGGTTTCAGATAATCATAGAGCCGTCACTGCCGGAGATACAGTAAGCGCAGCTACAGATGCTCAACCAAAAGGAGGAAAGGTATCTCATGAGGAGGCAAAGCAAAAGTATGTTAAAGAAAACTTTATATACATCAGGGATATGGTAATGAAGCAGGTATCGTATCCGCATTCGGCAAAAAAGATGGGAATATGCGGCAAGGTTACGATTTCGTTTGTTGTTACTGAAAGCGGGGTAGTGGATGAGTTGAAAGTGGAGGAGAGCTCCGGTCACGGGCTTTTGGATGACAGCGCCATAAATGCTGTAAAACAGGCCGCCCCTTTTCCAAAACCTGTGGTGTCAGCAAAAATAGTTTTACCGATAACTTACAAGCTTGATAAGGGGTAG
- a CDS encoding EF-hand domain-containing protein: MTAIGGINLGNLATGLIKKLSSESTDADFSKELSTAAQNDETKINNSSADMVNSLDTTGSGTISKSDWTAGGLSGDTFDTLDIDGDGSVSSNELTYGYYQKRIHSESEDIISKFSTSGSLTATDATAIGMSSSTFNSLDTNSDGKLSATELDAANPQKNMLTKYKALIDGISTSSSSTSSSTSVTA, translated from the coding sequence ATGACAGCAATAGGCGGAATAAATTTAGGGAATCTGGCGACAGGCCTGATAAAGAAACTCAGTAGTGAATCCACGGATGCCGATTTTTCTAAAGAATTATCAACGGCCGCCCAAAATGATGAAACAAAAATTAATAACTCATCAGCCGATATGGTTAACTCTCTGGATACAACCGGCTCAGGTACAATTTCAAAATCAGACTGGACGGCGGGCGGACTCTCAGGTGATACCTTTGATACATTAGATATAGACGGTGACGGCTCTGTATCGTCAAATGAGCTTACGTATGGTTATTATCAAAAGCGGATACATTCAGAATCAGAAGATATAATAAGCAAATTCAGTACAAGCGGCAGTTTAACTGCAACAGATGCTACCGCAATAGGTATGAGCTCCAGTACATTTAACAGCCTTGACACCAACAGTGACGGCAAACTAAGCGCCACGGAATTAGACGCCGCCAATCCGCAAAAAAATATGCTGACTAAATACAAAGCCTTAATTGACGGAATATCCACCTCATCATCTTCCACCAGCTCATCAACCAGCGTAACTGCTTAA